Proteins co-encoded in one Kutzneria chonburiensis genomic window:
- a CDS encoding VWA domain-containing protein — MSEFFLELSQNKYLSTSDTNMHAALAVRADGVEGATVRPAAEVLVVDCSSSMDWPPTKIANARRAAAAAVDALPDGTWFALVEGTGQATMRFPDTPRLVQADEHTRRQAQAAARHLIAQGATAMSTWLTAARSLLDQHPDAVRHALLLTDGRNESESAERLHTVLDACEGQFTCDARGIGDDWEPAELERIAGVLRGTADAVLEDHDLPEEFRRLIRTATDKAIPDVRLRIVLPPFTRVAVIRQVVPTEIDLTDRVAAVKRGTVEVSTGAWGEETREYHLSLAVDLAGRPHFQDLQLGRLELVPPDDAVTVPEPVAVLGHVTEDDRLSTRIDENVLRHTVQADLGRHIKAGWIRFGEDDRAGAEAEWREAVRLATRLGNEEILRRLGRLVDIDGDDVTLKEGIRPRDGFSAVLSLASSATSGRPVTPAVTNGKPRTCPNCPALSPPGARFCQNCRYEFEVAP, encoded by the coding sequence GTGAGCGAATTCTTCCTAGAGCTGAGCCAGAACAAGTATCTGTCCACTTCGGACACCAACATGCACGCGGCGCTCGCGGTCCGGGCCGACGGCGTCGAGGGCGCGACCGTGCGGCCGGCGGCCGAGGTGCTGGTGGTGGACTGCTCCAGCTCCATGGACTGGCCGCCGACCAAGATCGCCAACGCCCGCCGGGCCGCCGCGGCGGCGGTCGACGCGCTGCCCGACGGCACGTGGTTCGCCCTGGTGGAAGGCACCGGCCAGGCAACCATGCGCTTCCCGGACACCCCTCGACTCGTGCAGGCCGACGAACACACCCGCCGGCAGGCCCAGGCCGCCGCCCGGCATCTGATCGCCCAGGGCGCCACGGCCATGAGCACGTGGCTCACGGCGGCCCGCAGCCTGCTCGACCAGCATCCCGACGCCGTTCGGCACGCGCTGCTGCTGACCGACGGCCGCAACGAGAGCGAGTCGGCCGAGCGCCTGCACACCGTCCTTGACGCCTGCGAGGGGCAGTTCACCTGTGACGCCAGGGGAATCGGCGACGACTGGGAGCCGGCCGAGCTGGAGCGCATCGCCGGCGTGCTGCGCGGCACGGCCGACGCCGTGCTGGAGGACCACGACCTGCCCGAGGAGTTCCGCCGGCTGATCCGGACGGCCACCGACAAGGCCATCCCGGACGTGCGGCTGCGGATCGTGCTGCCGCCCTTCACCCGCGTCGCGGTGATCCGGCAGGTGGTGCCGACCGAGATCGACCTGACCGACCGGGTCGCGGCGGTCAAGCGCGGCACCGTGGAGGTGTCCACCGGCGCGTGGGGCGAGGAGACCCGCGAGTACCACCTGAGCCTGGCTGTCGACCTGGCCGGCCGCCCGCACTTCCAGGACCTTCAGCTGGGACGGCTGGAGCTGGTGCCGCCGGACGACGCCGTCACGGTGCCGGAGCCGGTCGCGGTGCTGGGGCACGTCACCGAGGACGACCGGCTGTCCACCCGCATCGACGAGAACGTGCTGCGCCACACCGTGCAGGCCGACCTGGGCCGGCACATCAAGGCCGGCTGGATCCGGTTCGGCGAGGACGACCGGGCGGGCGCGGAGGCCGAGTGGCGTGAGGCGGTGCGGCTGGCGACCCGGCTGGGCAACGAGGAGATCCTGCGCCGCCTGGGGCGATTGGTCGACATCGACGGCGACGACGTCACGCTCAAGGAGGGCATCCGGCCGCGGGACGGCTTCTCGGCGGTGCTGAGCCTGGCCAGCTCCGCCACCTCGGGCCGGCCGGTGACGCCGGCCGTCACCAACGGCAAGCCGCGCACCTGCCCGAACTGCCCGGCGCTGTCGCCGCCCGGGGCGAGGTTCTGTCAGAACTGCCGCTACGAGTTCGAGGTCGCGCCATGA
- a CDS encoding S1 family peptidase, producing the protein MSIDAESAAGRSPDAEPWRLRLKDSRGTILGAGIALTGGAVLTCAHVVTKAHDYGENVEITAEWVELGTSATATIVPGCWAPTLPGGGADIALLQTTTDLPGATLHRLPAPRNRTVHAFGFPAEHDFGIWASAVLAGTGGPDCEWIQLDHTELGTRIRPGFSGAAALDDVSGAVVGMVVTSFRDRDSKLAWIIPVDTLRRHVPAIDRWIGDDVEADGWQPTIGVLVIQIGSLSSDRVVDASGKSTAELSQAVRPMDRHVSLGFAGIEQAQQPEQVLDDVVAPLVRQGATVVLQFDDGSSPSAMLAKQWQLDALQHRVDDLARGVEHLTEHENRARRRRAMIRTRFTPRPNLADIPALAAELELPLAILRSGVRDQDAARLARALHHYERELVDSLDAVKQAGEENDAALKDFELLRGLLISYNAKAAEHGLIEDAALAAMYRAALAALDAHPCVLTTAHDRVHAYVAEVRRRT; encoded by the coding sequence GTGAGCATCGACGCTGAATCCGCAGCCGGGCGATCTCCCGACGCTGAACCGTGGCGGCTTCGCCTCAAGGACAGCCGCGGCACCATTCTCGGCGCCGGCATCGCCCTGACCGGCGGTGCCGTGCTCACCTGCGCCCACGTCGTCACCAAGGCCCATGACTACGGCGAGAACGTCGAGATCACCGCCGAATGGGTCGAGCTCGGCACGTCGGCGACGGCCACGATCGTGCCCGGCTGCTGGGCCCCGACGCTGCCCGGCGGCGGCGCGGACATCGCCCTGCTCCAGACGACGACCGACCTCCCCGGGGCCACGCTGCACCGCCTGCCGGCGCCGCGCAACCGGACCGTGCACGCCTTCGGTTTCCCGGCCGAGCACGACTTCGGCATCTGGGCCTCGGCGGTGCTGGCCGGCACCGGCGGCCCGGACTGCGAGTGGATCCAGCTCGACCACACCGAACTCGGCACCCGCATCCGCCCCGGTTTCAGCGGCGCGGCCGCGCTCGACGACGTCAGCGGCGCGGTCGTCGGCATGGTCGTCACGAGCTTTCGCGACCGGGACTCCAAGCTGGCCTGGATCATTCCGGTCGACACGCTGCGCCGGCACGTTCCCGCCATCGACCGGTGGATCGGCGACGACGTCGAGGCCGACGGCTGGCAGCCGACGATCGGCGTGCTGGTGATCCAGATCGGGTCGCTGTCCTCCGACCGGGTCGTCGACGCCAGCGGCAAGTCGACCGCCGAGCTGTCCCAGGCCGTCCGCCCGATGGACCGGCACGTCTCGCTCGGCTTCGCCGGTATCGAGCAGGCCCAGCAGCCCGAGCAGGTGCTGGACGACGTGGTCGCGCCGCTGGTCCGCCAGGGCGCGACGGTCGTGCTCCAGTTCGACGACGGCTCGTCCCCGTCGGCCATGTTGGCCAAGCAGTGGCAGCTCGACGCGCTCCAGCACCGGGTCGACGACCTGGCCCGCGGCGTCGAGCATCTGACCGAGCACGAGAACCGGGCCCGCCGCCGTCGGGCGATGATCCGCACCCGCTTCACGCCGCGGCCGAACCTGGCCGACATCCCGGCGCTGGCCGCGGAACTCGAGCTGCCGCTGGCCATCCTTCGCTCCGGCGTCCGTGACCAGGACGCCGCCCGACTGGCTCGGGCGCTGCACCACTACGAGCGCGAGCTGGTCGACAGCCTCGACGCCGTCAAGCAGGCCGGCGAGGAGAACGACGCCGCGCTGAAGGACTTCGAGCTGCTGCGCGGCCTGCTGATCAGCTACAACGCCAAGGCCGCCGAGCACGGCCTGATCGAGGACGCCGCACTGGCCGCGATGTACCGGGCCGCGCTGGCCGCCCTCGACGCCCATCCGTGCGTGCTGACCACCGCCCATGACCGAGTCCATGCCTACGTCGCGGAGGTGCGCCGGCGGACATGA
- a CDS encoding serine/threonine-protein kinase, with product MTDTMCCGQPVAPTGFCDVCGQRKIAKPVTHEEPAPPPATSSWGGTDVYALSSVPAGDPSLLTDPGYPERRQFCGHCHQAVGRAIGDQPPMVTGFCPNCGTPFSFVPKLEPGAVVGDRYEVIGWLALGGLGWLYLARDLDLPDLRVVLKGVINPNDVTGRQLARRERDVLTRLDHPNIVRIITYVDEYIVMEYVAGRTLQEMLDADEPLRLEDVTAYGHHILSALQYLHDLGHLYCDLKPDNAMHTGTRLKVIDLGATRAIGDRGGAMVGNANFRASDDEIARHGLTVRSDVHTVGKTLEVLLKHATRHEADMDRVRFAVDSMTRLITRAVAPYEQRFATAAEMSEQLDGVHRELLSLRQHKPHRMEATRFANTHELLDTGLGAVPGLDRWTQREKPDGAIEDGLPSAPVAAARLPVPQPAESDPVMKFLATRSVAAPRQLLREYEEFPARSVELDLAAARAHIELGETDEAGERIDRAAAMLREWAEHDWRISWHRGLLALALNTVPAALAAFRKVYDDVPGELAPKLAIGFCLERQGQLAEAERHYRVVWWRDDEQASALFGLARIALRQRDRAGAVAALDELPRLSRHYDAAQVAAVRVLLARIGGELPSVADIDAAADRLPRLYLDGGEDNGETRVRLTTTLYEVALARLDQTGSWPGGALLGRPVTDGGLRDRQEAALRVLADHADIARSHVLIDAANTVRRRTRT from the coding sequence ATGACCGACACGATGTGTTGCGGCCAACCTGTTGCCCCGACGGGGTTCTGTGACGTCTGCGGGCAACGCAAGATCGCCAAGCCCGTGACCCACGAGGAGCCGGCACCGCCGCCCGCGACGAGCTCCTGGGGCGGCACCGACGTCTACGCCCTGTCCTCGGTCCCGGCCGGCGACCCGAGCCTGCTCACCGATCCCGGCTACCCCGAGCGCCGCCAGTTCTGCGGCCACTGCCACCAGGCCGTCGGCCGCGCCATCGGCGACCAGCCGCCGATGGTCACCGGTTTCTGTCCGAACTGCGGCACGCCGTTCTCCTTCGTGCCCAAGCTCGAACCCGGCGCGGTCGTCGGCGACCGCTACGAGGTGATCGGCTGGCTGGCCCTCGGCGGCCTCGGCTGGCTCTACCTGGCCCGCGACCTTGACCTGCCCGACCTGCGGGTGGTGCTCAAGGGCGTGATCAACCCGAACGACGTGACCGGCCGGCAGCTGGCCCGGCGCGAACGCGACGTGCTGACCCGCCTCGACCACCCCAACATCGTCCGGATCATCACCTACGTCGACGAGTACATCGTCATGGAGTACGTGGCCGGCCGGACGCTCCAGGAGATGCTGGACGCGGACGAGCCGCTGCGGCTGGAGGACGTCACCGCCTACGGCCACCACATCCTGTCCGCGTTGCAGTACCTGCACGACCTCGGCCACCTCTACTGCGACCTCAAGCCGGACAACGCCATGCACACCGGCACCCGGCTCAAGGTCATCGACCTCGGCGCGACGCGGGCCATCGGCGACCGGGGCGGCGCGATGGTCGGCAATGCCAACTTCCGAGCGTCCGACGACGAGATCGCCCGGCACGGCCTGACCGTGCGGTCCGACGTGCACACCGTCGGCAAGACGTTGGAGGTCCTGCTCAAGCACGCCACCAGGCACGAGGCCGACATGGACCGGGTCCGGTTCGCCGTCGACTCCATGACCCGGCTGATCACCCGGGCCGTCGCGCCGTACGAGCAGCGGTTCGCCACCGCCGCGGAGATGTCCGAGCAGCTCGACGGCGTGCACCGGGAGTTGTTGTCGCTGCGGCAGCACAAGCCGCACCGGATGGAGGCAACGCGGTTCGCCAACACCCACGAGCTGCTGGACACCGGCCTCGGCGCGGTGCCGGGCCTGGACCGCTGGACGCAACGGGAGAAACCGGACGGCGCCATCGAGGACGGTCTGCCGTCCGCACCGGTCGCGGCCGCTCGGCTCCCGGTGCCGCAGCCGGCGGAGTCCGATCCCGTGATGAAGTTCCTGGCCACCAGGTCCGTTGCCGCGCCACGGCAGCTGCTGCGGGAGTACGAGGAGTTCCCGGCTCGGTCGGTCGAGCTCGACCTGGCGGCCGCCCGCGCCCACATCGAGCTCGGCGAGACCGACGAGGCCGGCGAACGCATCGACCGGGCCGCGGCGATGCTGCGCGAATGGGCCGAGCACGACTGGCGGATCTCCTGGCACCGTGGACTGTTGGCCTTGGCTTTGAACACCGTGCCGGCCGCGCTGGCCGCCTTCCGCAAGGTCTACGACGACGTGCCCGGCGAACTGGCGCCGAAGCTGGCCATCGGCTTCTGCCTTGAGCGGCAAGGACAACTGGCCGAGGCCGAGCGCCACTACCGGGTGGTCTGGTGGCGTGACGACGAACAGGCCAGCGCCCTGTTCGGGCTGGCCCGCATCGCCCTGCGGCAACGGGACCGGGCCGGCGCGGTGGCGGCGCTGGACGAGCTGCCCCGCCTGTCCCGACACTACGACGCGGCTCAGGTCGCGGCGGTCCGGGTGCTGCTGGCGCGCATCGGCGGCGAGCTGCCATCGGTGGCCGACATCGACGCCGCCGCCGACCGTCTGCCGCGGCTCTATCTCGACGGCGGCGAGGACAACGGCGAGACCCGGGTCCGGCTGACCACCACGTTGTACGAGGTCGCGCTGGCCCGGCTGGACCAGACCGGCAGCTGGCCGGGCGGGGCGCTGCTCGGGCGGCCGGTGACCGACGGCGGCCTGCGCGACCGGCAGGAGGCGGCGCTGCGGGTGCTGGCCGATCACGCCGACATCGCCCGCAGCCACGTGCTGATCGATGCGGCGAACACCGTACGGCGACGGACGAGGACGTGA
- a CDS encoding ABC transporter substrate-binding protein, translating to MKLPKILLAAALVAGLLTGCSARATLTVLGPWSDAEEQSFRAVFADFEAEHNVTIDYIGTPAVNQVLQADVQKGQPPDVAVLTSPGELARYAASGGLRKIAGVSDSEYSQQWRTLLRLGTPDLYAVPVKADLKSIVWYNAHTPPSPVPSTWPGLLDYTAKVKPAWCLGMEAYSTSGWPGTDWIEDILLHQAGPDTYADWASGKLSWKSDAVRAAWTTWGQLLAAQGAPGLRTAALLTYFGDAGKQMFATQPGCHLEHQGSFATGSYPKDAAADFFPFPTIGPVPESWEVSVNLAGQFTDNPLAADFMAYLAGARAQAVWPARQDSSAFSVNQQVLAASVYKGPVRTHIAQVLASAQHLCLDASDVMPAAMADAFSRAVLEFLGDPSRLTDILSGLDNVRTGVAGQGKLTEPCG from the coding sequence ATGAAACTGCCCAAGATCCTGCTGGCCGCCGCGCTGGTCGCCGGCCTGCTCACCGGCTGCTCGGCCCGAGCCACGCTGACCGTGCTCGGCCCGTGGAGCGACGCCGAGGAGCAATCGTTCCGGGCGGTGTTCGCCGACTTCGAGGCCGAGCACAACGTCACCATCGACTACATCGGCACGCCCGCGGTCAACCAGGTGCTGCAAGCCGACGTCCAAAAAGGACAGCCGCCGGACGTGGCCGTGCTGACCAGTCCCGGCGAACTCGCCCGCTACGCCGCCAGCGGCGGCCTGCGCAAGATCGCCGGGGTGTCCGACAGCGAGTACAGCCAGCAGTGGCGGACCCTGCTCCGGCTGGGCACCCCCGACCTGTACGCGGTGCCGGTGAAGGCCGACCTCAAGAGCATCGTCTGGTACAACGCGCACACCCCGCCGAGCCCGGTTCCCTCGACGTGGCCAGGACTGCTGGACTACACGGCCAAGGTGAAACCGGCCTGGTGCCTGGGCATGGAGGCGTACTCCACCTCGGGCTGGCCCGGCACCGACTGGATCGAGGACATCCTGCTGCACCAGGCCGGCCCCGACACCTACGCGGACTGGGCCAGCGGCAAGCTGTCCTGGAAATCCGATGCCGTGCGGGCGGCGTGGACGACGTGGGGCCAGCTGCTGGCCGCGCAAGGCGCACCCGGCCTGCGCACGGCCGCGCTGCTCACGTACTTCGGCGACGCCGGCAAGCAGATGTTCGCCACGCAGCCGGGCTGCCACCTGGAGCACCAGGGTTCCTTCGCCACCGGCTCGTATCCCAAGGACGCCGCCGCCGACTTCTTCCCGTTCCCGACCATCGGCCCGGTGCCGGAATCGTGGGAGGTCTCGGTCAACCTGGCCGGGCAGTTCACCGACAACCCCCTGGCGGCCGACTTCATGGCCTACCTGGCCGGCGCGCGGGCGCAGGCGGTGTGGCCGGCCCGCCAGGACAGCAGCGCCTTCTCGGTGAACCAGCAGGTGCTGGCGGCCAGCGTCTACAAAGGACCGGTCCGTACGCACATCGCGCAGGTGTTGGCCTCCGCGCAGCACCTGTGCCTGGACGCCTCGGACGTGATGCCGGCGGCGATGGCCGACGCCTTCTCCCGGGCGGTGCTGGAGTTCCTGGGCGATCCGAGCCGGCTGACGGACATCCTGTCCGGGTTGGACAACGTTCGGACCGGCGTCGCCGGGCAGGGCAAGCTGACCGAGCCGTGTGGCTGA
- a CDS encoding CU044_2847 family protein, protein MTELMRIPLERGGEVYVEAEPVPGLERAGRVADLVEDASQSLEQALRRVRDAAAAAVTQFVEMAEKPDEVELKFGLKLDAQAGAIIARTGMQGHFEVKLKWRANAETP, encoded by the coding sequence ATGACCGAGCTGATGCGGATTCCGTTGGAGCGCGGGGGAGAGGTGTACGTCGAGGCCGAACCGGTGCCCGGCCTCGAGCGGGCCGGGCGGGTGGCCGATCTGGTCGAGGACGCGTCCCAGTCGTTGGAGCAGGCGCTGCGGCGGGTCCGGGACGCCGCGGCGGCCGCGGTCACGCAGTTCGTCGAAATGGCCGAGAAGCCCGACGAGGTGGAACTCAAGTTCGGCCTCAAGCTCGACGCCCAGGCCGGCGCGATCATCGCCCGCACCGGGATGCAGGGGCACTTCGAGGTGAAACTCAAGTGGCGCGCCAACGCCGAAACGCCCTGA
- a CDS encoding DoxX family protein, translated as MTAIATPATVTTTAAKAKTPVATKIGRGLSVLAVAFLLMDATMHLMNPDFVAQAFQQAGFPAYQAVLIGVLELGCLVLYVIPKTSVLGAIVQTAYLGGALCSNLRLELPLFSTILSPVYVAIIVWAGLYLRNAALRTALGVDILKKR; from the coding sequence ATGACCGCGATCGCCACTCCCGCCACCGTCACCACGACCGCCGCGAAGGCCAAGACCCCGGTCGCCACCAAGATCGGCCGCGGCCTGAGCGTGCTCGCCGTCGCGTTCCTGCTGATGGACGCCACGATGCACCTGATGAACCCCGACTTCGTCGCGCAGGCCTTCCAGCAGGCCGGCTTCCCGGCCTACCAGGCCGTGCTGATCGGGGTCCTGGAGTTGGGCTGCCTGGTGCTGTACGTGATCCCGAAGACGTCCGTGCTGGGCGCGATCGTGCAGACCGCGTACCTCGGCGGCGCGCTGTGCTCCAACCTGCGCCTGGAGCTCCCGCTGTTCTCCACCATCCTGTCCCCGGTCTATGTCGCGATCATCGTGTGGGCCGGTCTGTACCTGCGCAACGCCGCGCTGCGCACCGCGCTGGGCGTGGACATCCTCAAGAAGCGCTGA
- a CDS encoding acyl-CoA dehydrogenase family protein: MTDLVARARAIADEVLFPAAAEVDRAGVVPSSHFERLAAEGFYGISVDEALGLPEVVAILEAVAGGCLTTMFTWIQHLGLARGIYGSTNEALRERYLDDLAAGRLKGGVAYAAVIPPVPKVRARRVDGGYVYDGEAPFVSGWGIIDLVQVAGRDGDTVVNAVVDAVEADGVTAQPLTLVAAQGTATVHLSFDGFFVPDERIYSTVSYEEFVAGNAAFASRLNGCAPLGVADRAARLIEEAGQGQIADRLRKEIGDARDRLDGGLIDQDSMPAARVAAIDLAYRSAGALVAATGSRGILAGNHAQRLVREATFLLVAAGRPEIKAGLLATFGKIS; the protein is encoded by the coding sequence ATGACTGATCTGGTCGCCCGCGCGCGGGCCATCGCGGACGAGGTGCTGTTCCCGGCGGCGGCCGAGGTCGACCGGGCGGGTGTGGTGCCGAGCAGCCACTTCGAGCGGCTGGCGGCGGAGGGGTTCTACGGGATCTCCGTGGACGAGGCGCTGGGCCTGCCGGAGGTGGTGGCGATCCTGGAGGCGGTCGCGGGCGGCTGCCTGACGACGATGTTCACCTGGATCCAGCATCTGGGCCTGGCCCGGGGCATCTACGGCTCGACGAACGAGGCGCTGCGCGAGCGGTACCTGGACGACCTGGCGGCGGGGCGGCTCAAGGGCGGCGTGGCGTACGCGGCGGTGATCCCGCCGGTGCCGAAGGTGCGGGCCAGACGGGTGGACGGCGGCTACGTCTACGACGGCGAGGCGCCGTTCGTCAGCGGCTGGGGGATCATCGACCTGGTCCAGGTGGCCGGCCGTGACGGCGACACGGTCGTCAACGCCGTGGTCGACGCGGTCGAGGCCGACGGCGTGACGGCGCAGCCGCTGACCCTGGTGGCGGCCCAGGGCACAGCGACGGTGCACCTGAGTTTCGACGGCTTCTTCGTGCCGGACGAGCGGATCTACTCGACGGTGTCGTACGAGGAGTTCGTGGCCGGCAACGCAGCCTTCGCGTCCCGGCTCAACGGCTGTGCCCCGCTGGGCGTGGCCGACCGGGCGGCCCGGCTGATCGAGGAGGCCGGCCAGGGCCAGATCGCGGACCGGCTGCGCAAGGAGATCGGCGACGCGCGCGATCGGCTGGACGGCGGCCTGATCGACCAGGACTCGATGCCGGCGGCCCGGGTCGCGGCCATCGACCTGGCCTACCGGTCGGCCGGCGCGCTGGTGGCGGCGACCGGCAGCCGCGGCATCCTGGCCGGCAACCACGCCCAGCGTCTGGTTCGCGAGGCGACGTTCCTGCTGGTCGCGGCCGGTCGGCCGGAGATCAAGGCGGGCCTGCTGGCGACCTTCGGAAAAATCTCCTGA
- a CDS encoding glycoside hydrolase family 3 C-terminal domain-containing protein: MSARRWLGVAAAVSLTVAALTPTTAAAAPNATCPWVGSTAPVPQRVAQVLAQMSQAQKISLLHGAGGAYVGNTPAIPALCIPALGLEDGPAGVGENLNGVTQLPAPVAAAATWNVDAETQYGQLVGSEEAGKGANVNLGPTVNIVRDPRWGRAFESLSEDPYLAGQLGAAEIRGVQGTGVLAQIKHIGVYNQETNRNTPSDNAIVDNRTLQEIYLPQFQAGVQQGAASSAMCSYSTVNGTYACQNPALLNGPLRTQFGFPGFVTSDWGATHSTVASANAGMDQEMPGGDFFGSALQTAVQNGQVTAATLNSMVSRILTEMFAFGLFDNPHAGNTGATVTSAAHKTAARQIAAEGTVLLRNNNVLPVNTTNVHSIAVIGADASTSPQTAGGGSARVNSSGTVTPLQGITSRAGSGVSVQYAAGDTSGNIAQAVTLARNSNLAVVFASYNESEGSDIGTIDLPGVQNSLISQVAAANPNTVVVLNTGSAVTMPWSDSVAGILEAWYPGQEDGNAIASVLFGDTNPSGKLPVSFPKSLNDVPAHTQAQWPGGNGTVQYSEGVQVGYRWYQAQNIAPLYPFGFGLSYTSFAFSNLQITPLDAHGKATVTATVTNTGSRAGSEVAQLYVGDPASTGEPPLQLKGFDKVSLQPGASTTVSFPLTLHDLAYWNNGWTTALGSYRIAVGNTSATPQLSGTLSVTSTNAGNTVTVTNPQGMSSPVGTAVSLPIQATGTGLTFTATGLPAGLTISGDGTISGTATTGGTSTVTVTATDSTGASGDTTFVWTATTGNGGGTGHTGPILAGVGSNLCVDVRSASTNNGTPVQIYACNGSGAQTWTVGSDGTVQALGKCMDVSGAGTANGTKVQLYDCNGTGAQQWQAQNGGLVNPNSGRCLDDPSASTANSTQLQIWDCNGQPQQRWQLPA; the protein is encoded by the coding sequence CCCGGTGCCGCAGCGGGTGGCCCAGGTGCTGGCCCAGATGAGCCAGGCCCAGAAGATCAGCCTGCTGCACGGCGCCGGCGGCGCCTACGTGGGCAACACGCCGGCCATCCCGGCGCTGTGCATCCCGGCGCTCGGCCTTGAGGACGGCCCGGCCGGCGTGGGGGAAAACCTCAACGGCGTCACCCAGTTACCGGCGCCGGTGGCCGCGGCGGCGACGTGGAACGTCGACGCCGAGACGCAGTACGGCCAGCTGGTCGGCAGCGAGGAGGCCGGCAAGGGGGCCAACGTCAACCTGGGCCCGACGGTCAACATCGTCCGCGACCCGCGCTGGGGCCGGGCCTTCGAGTCCCTGTCGGAGGACCCGTACCTGGCCGGGCAGCTCGGCGCGGCGGAGATCCGCGGCGTGCAGGGCACGGGCGTGTTGGCGCAGATCAAGCACATCGGCGTCTACAACCAGGAGACGAACCGCAACACCCCGTCCGACAACGCGATCGTCGACAACCGCACGCTCCAGGAGATCTACCTGCCGCAGTTCCAGGCCGGCGTGCAGCAGGGCGCGGCGTCCTCGGCGATGTGCTCGTACAGCACGGTCAACGGCACCTACGCCTGCCAGAACCCGGCGCTGCTCAACGGCCCGCTGCGCACCCAGTTCGGCTTCCCCGGCTTCGTGACGTCCGACTGGGGCGCCACGCATTCCACGGTGGCCTCGGCCAACGCCGGCATGGACCAGGAGATGCCCGGTGGCGACTTCTTCGGCAGCGCACTGCAGACGGCCGTGCAGAACGGGCAGGTCACGGCGGCGACGTTGAACTCCATGGTCAGCCGGATCCTGACGGAGATGTTCGCCTTCGGCCTGTTCGACAACCCGCACGCCGGCAACACCGGCGCGACCGTGACGTCCGCCGCGCACAAGACAGCGGCCCGCCAGATCGCCGCCGAGGGCACGGTTCTCTTGCGTAACAACAATGTCCTGCCGGTGAACACGACCAACGTGCACTCCATCGCGGTGATCGGCGCGGACGCGAGCACCTCGCCGCAGACCGCAGGCGGCGGCAGCGCCCGGGTCAACTCCTCCGGCACGGTCACGCCGCTGCAAGGCATCACCAGCCGCGCCGGCTCCGGCGTGAGCGTGCAGTACGCGGCCGGCGACACCTCCGGCAACATCGCCCAGGCCGTCACGCTGGCCCGCAACTCCAACCTGGCGGTCGTGTTCGCCAGCTACAACGAGTCCGAGGGCAGCGACATCGGCACCATCGACCTGCCGGGCGTGCAGAACTCGCTGATCAGCCAGGTCGCCGCGGCCAACCCGAACACCGTGGTCGTGCTGAACACCGGCTCGGCCGTGACGATGCCGTGGTCGGACAGCGTCGCCGGCATCCTCGAAGCCTGGTACCCGGGTCAGGAGGACGGCAACGCCATCGCCTCGGTGTTGTTCGGCGACACCAACCCGTCGGGCAAGCTGCCGGTGAGTTTCCCCAAGAGCCTCAACGATGTTCCCGCGCACACCCAGGCGCAGTGGCCGGGCGGCAACGGGACCGTGCAGTACTCGGAGGGCGTGCAGGTCGGCTACCGCTGGTACCAGGCGCAGAACATCGCCCCGCTGTACCCGTTCGGCTTCGGCTTGTCCTACACCAGCTTCGCCTTCAGCAACCTCCAGATCACGCCGCTCGACGCGCACGGCAAGGCGACGGTGACCGCCACCGTGACCAACACCGGCAGCCGCGCCGGCTCCGAGGTCGCGCAGCTGTACGTCGGCGATCCGGCCAGCACCGGCGAGCCGCCCTTGCAGCTCAAGGGTTTCGACAAGGTCAGCCTCCAGCCCGGGGCCAGCACCACGGTCAGCTTCCCGCTGACCCTGCACGACCTGGCCTACTGGAACAACGGCTGGACCACGGCGCTGGGCTCGTACCGGATCGCCGTCGGCAACACCTCGGCCACCCCGCAGCTGTCCGGCACGCTCAGCGTCACCAGCACCAACGCCGGCAACACCGTCACCGTGACGAATCCCCAGGGTATGAGCAGCCCGGTCGGCACCGCGGTCAGCCTTCCCATACAGGCCACCGGAACCGGGCTCACCTTCACCGCGACCGGTCTGCCGGCCGGCCTGACGATCAGCGGTGACGGCACGATCTCCGGCACGGCCACGACCGGCGGCACCAGCACCGTGACCGTCACGGCGACCGACAGCACCGGGGCCTCCGGCGACACGACCTTCGTCTGGACGGCCACCACCGGCAACGGCGGCGGCACCGGGCACACCGGCCCGATCCTGGCCGGTGTCGGCAGCAACCTGTGCGTGGATGTCCGCTCCGCCAGCACGAACAACGGGACGCCGGTGCAGATCTACGCCTGCAACGGCTCCGGCGCGCAGACCTGGACGGTCGGCTCGGACGGCACCGTGCAGGCGTTGGGCAAGTGCATGGACGTCAGCGGCGCCGGCACCGCCAACGGCACCAAGGTCCAGCTGTACGACTGCAACGGCACCGGCGCCCAGCAGTGGCAGGCCCAGAACGGCGGGCTGGTGAACCCGAATTCCGGGCGCTGCCTTGATGATCCGTCGGCGTCCACGGCCAACAGCACGCAGTTGCAGATCTGGGACTGCAACGGCCAGCCGCAGCAGCGCTGGCAGCTGCCGGCCTGA